The Theileria annulata chromosome 3, complete sequence, *** SEQUENCING IN PROGRESS *** genome has a segment encoding these proteins:
- a CDS encoding uncharacterized protein (note;~Tap-24g11.q1c.C.cand.177 - score = 21.14): MMEFGKITNSHLQPNFLLTSSDNLIAIVDSYGTPVQYSNTNNTLDTVINANMVTKYKSKLKSKIVYMECHPRLPNIVAIGCADGSVYLFFYEIENFELFDYLFVHKFELPVKKLIWYLFPFPLEEELKFNKKNFVQRIWKSVYSSKYTSILLVQLESTRNSLKEVIYYVRLMNKMKVFGLNLTKKVFDLLIIQFPPPIESNKISDTESSVKECYDNYSLICDYLCVVYRDLNRVTFELFLLGLDLKFQLIKSFNTRVQGSITNIILTNKQYNQYSLYNLDINDDNSNIENTDNRLNVVATNNSLMGFGKCVNSLQQFLILSTNLGYVYITSLVDLYNKLTPARIDSEILEEKVQFDEIFVCNSNLLDLNFTVVYSPEFFNSDLNPLKTTNNICMCNEVCYFVVSIGLHNMILLYLIVCDHKGNNLGLKLIHLEKVKYSSFLLINEPFNYFKLLINQKNCLLQLYFNYEQIHSLMHSN; the protein is encoded by the coding sequence ATGATGGAATTTGGTAAAATTACTAATTCTCATCTTCAACCTAACTTCCTTCTCACTTCTTCCGACAATCTTATCGCAATCGTTGATTCCTATGGCACACCTGTACAATATTCTAACACTAACAACACTTTGGATACCGTTATCAATGCTAATATGGTAACAAAGTATAAAAGTAAGTTGAAAAGCAAGATAGTGTATATGGAATGTCATCCAAGGCTACCAAATATAGTTGCAATAGGCTGTGCAGATGGTTCggtttatttgtttttttatgAAATCGAGAATTTTGAGCTATTTGACTACCTTTTCGTCCATAAATTTGAACTTCCAGTTAAAAAGCTAATTTGGTACCTGTTCCCATTTCCACTAGAAGAGGaactaaaatttaataaaaagaacTTTGTGCAGAGAATTTGGAAGTCAGTTTACTCCTCAAAGTACACCTCGATCCTACTTGTACAACTGGAAAGTACCAGAAACTCACTAAAAGAAGTAATTTACTATGTTagattaatgaataaaatgaagGTTTTCGGCCTCAATTTAACGAAAAAAGTCTTTGATCTCCTTATAATTCAGTTTCCTCCGCCTATAGAATCCAATAAAATTTCCGATACTGAATCTAGTGTCAAAGAGTGTTATGATAATTATAGTCTAATTTGTGATTATTTATGTGTAGTATATCGAGACTTAAACAGAGTAACGTTTGAGCTCTTTTTACTTGGATTGGACTTGAAATTTCAACTCATTAAGTCATTTAACACCAGAGTTCAAGGTTCAATTACCAATATTATTCTAACAAACAAACAATATAATCaatattcattatacaATTTAGACATAAATGACgataatagtaatatagAAAACACTGATAACAGGTTAAATGTAGTTGCAACCAATAATTCTTTGATGGGATTTGGTAAGTGTGTAAATTCATTACAGCAATTTCTTATATTGAGTACAAATTTGGGTTACGTATACATTACATCGTTGGTggatttgtataataagTTGACTCCTGCAAGGATTGATTCCGAGATTCTAGAGGAAAAGGTACAGTTTGATGAGATATTTGTATGTAACTCTAACTTGCTGGACTTAAATTTTACAGTCGTTTACTCACCTGAGTTCTTCAATTCTGATTTAAACCCTTTAAAAACTACCAACAACATTTGTATGTGTAACGAGGTGTGTTACTTCGTGGTAAGTATTGGACTTCACAATATGATACTGCTATACCTAATAGTCTGTGACCATAAAGGTAATAACTTGGGTTTGAAACTGATACACTTGGAGAAGGTGAAATATAGCTCATTTTTACTAATAAATGAGCCTTTCAACTACTTTAAACTCCTAATTAACCAAAAGAACTGTTTACTACAGCTATACTTCAATTACGAGCAAATCCACTCACTAATGCActcaaattaa
- a CDS encoding uncharacterized protein (note;~Tap-24g11.q1c.C.cand.176 - score = 21.60) encodes MSTLKAARADNFYFPPDQEDAGKRFKKRRVGNRRDGRDERRGPIIRFEMPFKVICLDCGAYIAKGVRFDAEKKCVGKYYTTDIYAFKMACFKCFRPIVIQTDPEHTDYICKEGVRKKIELRDESRDDVITVGKDNEMRDNALYILEKRAEETQSIIDKEVGKEVSQDVRAETNEIIDDRKQIEYLEDLSESRSKDSYLANCALRRKFRTQKKLMEKETHTNFSLPLLRPTTEDLEESKKITFITESKKLRSHFKRLVGNDDIFSKGSVKTASTISVPNSLESKKKKLQFIKYLDSKSKYK; translated from the exons ATGAGTACTTTAAAGGCCGCAAGAGCGGATAATTTTTACTTTCCGCCAGATCAGGAAGATGCTGGTAAACGGTTTAAAAAGCGCCGAGTTGGTAATCGTAGAGATGGCCGTGATGAGAGAAGGGGACCTATCATCCGGTTTGAGATGCCTTTTAAGGTTATTTGTTTGGATTGCGGCGCCTATATCGCAAAGGGTGTCAGATTTGACGCTGAGAAGAAGTGTGTTGGAAAGTACTATACTACTGACATTTACGCCTTTAAGATGGCCTGTTTCAAGTGTTTCAGACCAATTGTAATACAAACGGACCCAGAACATACCGATTACATTTGCAAAGAAGGTGTTCGGAAGAAGATTGAACTTAGAGATGAGTCTCGGGACGATGTGATTACCGTTGGCAAAGATAATGAAATGAGAGATAATGCTCTATACATTTTAGAGAAAAGAGCTGAAGAAACACAGTCCATTATAg ATAAAGAGGTAGGTAAGGAGGTTAGTCAGGATGTTCGGGCTGAAACCAATGAAATAATTGACGATAGGAAACAAATTGAATATTTGGAAGACTTGAGCGAATCTAGAAGTAAAGATTCTTATTTGGCCAATTGCGCTCTTAGAAGGAAGTTTAGGACCCAAAAAAAGTTGATGGAAAAGGAAACACACACTAATTTCTCATTACCTCTGCTTAGACCAACTACTGAAGACTTGGAAGaaagtaaaaaaataaCTTTTATAACAGAGTCTAAAAAGCTTAGGTCCCACTTCAAGAGACTAGTTGGTAACGACGACATCTTCTCTAAAGGTTCGGTCAAAACTGCCTCCACCATTTCAGTGCCAAACTCTCTAGAATCTAAGAAGAAGAAGTTACAATTCATCAAATACCTAGATTCCAAATCCAAATACAAATAA